Within the Leptotrichia sp. oral taxon 498 genome, the region TTGACTATTCCCACTCCATCGCCAAACGGCAGCAAAACAAAATTATACTCGTCATTTAATTTTTTAATAAATTCATTCAATCTTTTTACAATCGTTTTATATCTTTTTGGAACTTCTTCCTTAGATTTTGCCACAAATCCACGAAATACAATGTTGTCAATAAAAATTATTCCATTTTCACAAAGCAGCTCATAACACATTTCAAAAAATTTTGAATACTGACCCTTTGCCGCATCTATGAATATAAAATCATACTTTACATTTTTATCTAATTTGGGTATTTCTTCCAGCGCATCTCCCATAATTAAATTATTTTTTTCAAATATCCCCATTTTTTTGAAATTCTCAATCGCTTTTTTATAACGAATTTCATCAATTTCTATTGTGGTCAAAAATCCACCATTTTCATTTGCAATTTGTGCCAAGAAAATCCCTGAATATCCAGTCGCAGTTCCAATTTCTAAAATTTTTTTTGACTTTTTATTTTTTGCAGCAAATATCATAAAATTAAGTACATCATCTGTAATTATAGGTACTTTTTTCTCCAAACTTTCTTCTTTTATTTCTTTTATAATCTCATATTTTTTTGATTTTTTATTTTTATAGTAAAACAAATCTTGCGCATATTTTGATAATTCATTAAAATTTTCTATCATATTTTTCCTTTTTTATTTTTTATAGCATTTCTCCCATTTTAAAAATTGGAAGCATAACCGAAAATATTATTCCACCGATTAATATTCCGATAAAAATTATCGAAAATGGCTCAAACATTTTTAAAAGCCATTTAATTTTTTCATTTACTCTTTCATAATATATTTCGTTCAAATTAAAAAATGAAATTTCCATTTTTCCAGTTCTCTCGCCTATCGTTAAAAAACTTCTGTATTCCACATCAAAAAAAGTTGTATTTTTAAATGATTTTTGTATACTTTCCCCCTTTTCAATTTTTGAAATAATTTTTTTCAATTCTTTATTTAAAACATTACTTTTAGAATTTGAACACATTTCTAAAGATTTCACAAACGATATATTTGTATTAGTTAAAGAATACATATTTCTTGTGAAATTTAACACACAAATATCTTTATACATCTTCCCAATTATTTTTAATTTTAAAAAAAATTTTTCAAAATCTTCTTCATTTTTCTTTTTAAAATAAAAAAACAAAAAATATATAAAAACCATCACACCAAAAAAAGCAATCCAATATTTATCAAAAATTTTACTCATATTTATAACAGTTTTTGTAATTTTGGGCAAATCTTGTCCAATGTCCGAATAAATTGAAACAAATTTTGGAACAACAAATTTTAATAAGATTGCAACTATTATAACTGCTGTAACAATAACCGTAACTGGATAAATACTAAGTCCTATAATATCTTTTTTTATTTTTTGGTTAAACTCATATTTTTGATACAAATTTTTAAAAACTAATTCCAAATTTCCAGTCTGCTCTCCAATTTTTATCATTTCCAAAAATTCTCTTTCTTTAACAATTTTATAAAATGCTTTAGTTAAAGGGACTCCCTGTTCTATTTGTGCTTTAGTTTTTAAAATTTTATTTTTCATTTCGCTTTTATAATTTTGAGAAACAATCGTAAGTGTATCAATCAAGCTAATCTTCCCATTTAACAAATAATATACACTTTTTGTAAATGTCAAAAGTTCCTTTTCAGTTATTTTCCCCACAATAACTCCCCCCTTTTAAAAAACTTTTTTATTTTTTATTTGTATTTTTTTATTTTTGTTCTAAAGCAATTTTTCCTAATGCAATTGATCCGACAAACCCAGCTTCATCACCTAATCCAGGATAGACAATATAATTATCAATATCTTCCAAAATTTCTTTCTTTTGTACATATCCGTTTAAAGATTCCTGAACATATTTTCTGATTTTTGGAAACAGTTGTTTCTGTTTCATAACTCCACCGCCCATAATAATTTTTTGTGGCGATAAAATCAAAATATAATTTACTAACGCTTGTGCCAAATAATACGCTTCCATATCCCAAACTTCGTCAACTTCAGCCAATTCAAATCCTTTTTTCCCCCATCTAGCTTCAATTGCTGGTCCTGCTGCAATTCCTTCCAAACAGTCTTTATGAAATGGACATCTTCCTTCAAATTTATCATCTTTATGTCTTTTTAGCAAAATATGTCCCATTTCAGGATGAGTCAACCCTTGAACCATTTTACCATCAACAACGGCTCCTGCTCCAATTCCTGTTCCAACTGTTATATACAGCACGTTTTTTAGTCCTTCTCCTGCTCCCCACCAAGATTCAGCGAGCGCCGCTCCATTTACATCTGTATCAAATTCCATTGGCACATCAAAATGTTTTTTTAGTTCTCCAATCATATTAAAATCACTCCAATAAGGTTTTGGAGTTTTTGTTATATACCCGTAAGTTTCAGAACCTTTTACAGGATCAATTGGACCAAAACTTCCAACTCCCATCACATCAAATTCTTTATCTGAAAAATATTCTATAACTTTTCCCATTGTTTCTTCAGGCGTTGTTGTAGGAATACTAACTCTTTCAATCACTTTCCCATCTTCTGTTCCAATTCCACAGATAAATTTTGTTCCTCCAGCTTCTATTGCTGCAATAATTGCCATAACTTTCACTTCCTTTTCTTTTCTTTATAAATTAAATTTTTAATTTTAATCTCACTTAAATTTCCCACAATAAAACTCCCTTTTATTTTACAAATGTTCTTGTACGGTTTCATAGAAATCTAAAATTTCTTCTTTTGTTGCAGTTGCCGTTCCAATTTTAGCCACAACTATTCCTGAAGCCATATTCGCAATTTCTCCAGCTTCATATAAATCAGCTCCTGCACATCTTGCCAAAAGAAAAGTTGAAATAAATGTATCTCCTGCGCCCGTCACATCGTAAACTTCTCTTGCCACCGTCGGTATTCTTTTATGTTCCGTTTCAAAAAGTGAAACTCCCTCTTCACTTCTCGTAAGCACAACATTTTCAAGCTCCAATTCTTTTTTTAACTGCTCTAATTTTTCTACAATTTCTTCTTCACTAGAAAATTTTTTCATTCCAAAATAGTCCAAAATCTCTTTTTTATTAGGTGTTATAGAAGTTGCTCCAACATAATTTTTAAAATTTTGAGGTTTTGGATCTACTACTACAACTTTTCCATTTTCTTTAGAAAGTTTTATAATTTTTTTGGAAAGTCTTTCTGTTAAAAGTCCTTTATTATAATCGGATAACAAAATCGCATCTATATTTTTCAAATCTTCTTTTAATAATTCTAAAATTTTATCTTGGTTTTCAGATGAAATATCAATATCTTTTTCCCAATCTAGCCGAAGTAATTGTTGTCCTTGTGCTAAAACTCTACTTTTAATTATAGTTGGACGGGAACTGTCTTTCACAATTCCAGCTGAGTTAATTTTTTTAACTTCCAATTCCTTTATAAACTTTTCACCATTTGCATCGTTTCCCACGACTCCATACACCGATACATTAGCTGATAATGAAATTAAGTTATTTGCCACATTTGAAGCTCCACCCAATACAAATCGTTCTTTCTCAATATTCACTACAGGAACTGGTGCTTCAGGAGAAATTCTGCCAACTTTTCCAATAAGATATTCATCTAGCATCATATCCCCAATAACAGCAATTCTCACACTTTTAAACCGTTCAAGTATCTCTTTAAGCCTTCGAATTGAAATCATTTTTTTCCTTTCTTTTATTTTTTGTTTTTTTATTTTTTATTTTTAAATTTATTTTTTTTGAATATATTTTTATTATACAACATATTTTAATATTTTTCATCAAAAATTTAGAAAAAAATTTTTTATTTCTAATTTACTAAAAGCGATTTATCATTTTGTATAACAGCTTCAATTTCAATATAAATATCTCTCATTTCTTTATTTGTCCTTCTATATTTAAATAGCGGTCCAATTATTGGAATTTTTGAGAGTATTGGCACCCTTCTTTGTGTTTCTTTACTCACATTTTGTTTCAATCCTCCTATAAATGTCGAGCCACCATCATTCAATGTTATCGTAGTTCGTGTCTGATTTTTTTGTTTTGCACCAGAAGATGCACTATAAGTTGATGTCAATTTGAAATTACTTATTTCCGTATCAAGTTTTAACAATATTTTTTTTATTCCATTTATCTTTTTTATTTCTGGAGTTATTTTAAAAACAATTCCCGCTTCTGAAAATATTGGCTCAATATAATCTTCATTATTTTTAGTTACTTTTTTTTCACCTATAATCACTTCTTCCGTAACTTTTAATTCCCCTTCTTCCTTTTCCATAATCATAAGTGTTGGCATAGCTTCTATTTTTATATCTCCATTTTCTTTTAGCATATTAAAGTCAACTCCCAAAAATTTTCCTCCAGCAGAAAATATCGAACTAATCGAAATTTCTCCATTTAAAAATTTTGCAACCAAATTATTTTTTCCAGTATTTCCAGAATCTGAATTTATCGACCAGTCAATTCCAAGCCGCTCAAATAAATTTGAACTTGTATCAATTATCGTTCCCTTTATTATAACCTGCTCTTTTGGACTGTCAAAAGACTTTATTATTTTTTTCATCTCTTCAAATTTCTTTTCATCTCCACTAAAAATAATTTTATTCCCCACGCCAATAACTTCAAATTTTTCAAATCCATTTAATGCTTCAGAAATTTCTTTTACATCTCTATATTCAAACTCAATTTCTCCCGTCTTATTTTTTATCTCATCTTTTTTCTGATTTTCAATCTTTGAACTTTCTATTTTTGTAACTTCTTTTTTATTATTTTCCATTTTTGGAATTTGTTTTGTCTGTTTAGATGTATTATTTTCAGGAGTTTTTACTTGCTTTTGTTGTGTGTTGTTATTTATACTATTATTTTCAATCTTTTTATTTTCCTTCGGCACTTTATAAATAAATATTTTTTTCATATTTTGTGCATCGTTTTTATTTACATAATCCGTAACTTTCGCTGAAAAAGTATTACTAAAAAAAATAATGGCATATAAAATAAAATTTAATTTCCTCATTTTTCCCCCTTTTACTTTTACAATTTTTTCTCAATAAACCCTATCGAAATTTTAAATTCATCGCTTGTAAGCTCAATAAACAATCTTGAAGTATCAATATATCTTTTACTTTTATTAATTAAATACAAAAACTTCCCAAAATCATTTAAACTTCCAAAAGTTGTAAAATGAATATATTTTAATTTATATCCATTTTTCTCCCAGACATTTTCTGATTTTGAAATTTCTTTCACTTTTAAATCACTTTCATGAGCAAAAATATAAATCATCTTTTTAAACTCTGATTCATTTTTTATTGAAAAAAAAGAAAGTCTTCTTGTCAACATCATAATTTTATCGTAATCAGCCATATTCTTTTCTTTTTCAAGTGATTTTTCAGTTTCTATTTCAATAATTTTTTTCTCAAAATTTTTTTTATTCTCCAAAAGTAATTTTTTATTTTCCAAAAGTTCTTTGTGCTCACTATACTTTGAATTTAAGTTTATCACAAAAAAAACTACAATTAAAGCAATTATCATCATTTTTAAATTTATTTTTCTCATTTTATACTTTTCCCACTTTTCCTAAAATTATTTAATGACATATTCAAACATTGTCGCTTCATCGTTATCTTTTAAATACCCAAGTTCAGAATTGGGATATTTTTTCAAAATACTATTTTCAAATTTTTCAAAATTCTCAAAATTTTTTAACTCGCCAGAAACCGTCCACTTTGAATTTTCATAATTAATTTTTGTATAATCTACCCCTTTTTTACTATTTTCAACTAAAAATTTTATATATGAGTAAAACTCATCACGCTCAATCGAATTATCAATATCTTTTAATATTTTTAATTCTTTCGTATAATTCGGAACTTCTTCATCTTTCTTTTTCAAATAATTTTTTTCCAAAATTTTCGTCTGAACTTTTATATTTTCATTTTCTTTTTTTAATTTTTCATTATTCATAAAATTACTCAAAAGAAAATATACAAGAAACAAAAATAAAACTGTCGCCACATCCAAAATTTTTATCTCTTTCAAACTTTTTGCATCAAAAAAATTTTCATTTTCCGCAAAATTTGGATTTTCAAAAAGTTCACTACCTGAAAAAATCATTTTAATTTCTTCTTCCGTATCAGTAAAAACAATCATATCCCCAAAGTCAAATTCACTAATTTCTCCAATATCAGAAAGTCTTAACTCAACTTTTCCCAATTCCGTTATCTTTTCGTCAAAAATTACCATGCGTAAACTATTTTCTTCCCCAATTTGAAAAATTTCAATTTTTTCACTTTTCAAATTTTCATTTTCCAAACTTTCTTTGTCTATAGTTTGTTCAACACCAATATCTTCTATTTGAACAATTTTAATTTCTTCATCTTCTTTTTTATTTTTATTTTCTTTTTGATTTTCAAAAAATAAATTTTCTTCTTTATTTTTTTCTTCTTCATAATTATTTTTATTTTCTTTCTGATTTTGATTTTGATTCTCACTTTCAAATTCTAAATTTTTATTTTTATAAAAATTATAAATCGCTTGAAAATCAATTTTTATTTCCGAAATTTTCAAAAAATAATTTTTTACTATTTTTTTTAAACTTGAAATTTTATTTTTTTCCAAATAAAGATTCAAATATTCACCATTTACATAATCTAGAATAAATTTTTTACAAACAAATTTATTATTTTTAAAAATTTTTTTCATTTCATAATTTTTATTTTTATCTTTATTTTCTTTTTCATTTTCGTTTTTGTCTTCGTTTCTATTTTTACCTTTATTTTTTTCTTCTTCAAAATTTTGAAAATTTTCAAAATCAAAATATGAAAAATGCAAAATAAAACTGACTTCCACATTTTTTTTAAATTCCGTTTTGTCAAAACTATTTTCTTCCAAAAAATTTTCCAAAACATTTGATAATTCCTGATTTTCATAAAAATATATTTCATTTTCATAAAAAAGATAAATTTTATTTTCGCTTCTTAAATATATCTTCAAACTTTCCAAAAAATTCCTCCTCTATTTTAAAATTTCACTGCTCAAAACACTCATTTCCACAAGTGTTGCATTTTTTCGCTTAAAAGAAATTTTCTCTTTATAAAAAATTTCCATATCCAAAATTTTTCTTTCAAAAATAACTTCCAAATCACCATAAACTGTATTTTTATCAAGTGGCAAAAAATATTCATTTTCACTACTGTCTTTAATACTTTTTACCACAAAGCCACCAATACTTTGCACATTTTTTGGCAAGAATATCAATTTTTCTGATCTCAAATCATTTTTTATTTTTTGTAAATTCGTATCGAAATAAAATTCTTCTTTTTCTATTTCGACTTGATTATTTTCAAAAATCACACCATTTCTTTCAATTCTTTTAGCATTTTCCAACTCTTTTTCAACAAAAATTTTTTTATTTAATTTTTTTTCTGTATTTTTCAAAAAAATTATATCCGATTTTTGTTTTACAAAAAATATAAAATTTGTCGAAAACACAGTTATCATCGAGAGTGCAATTAACACATAAATAAGACTTGCACCTAAATTTTTTTTTTCATTTTAAAAAATCTCCTTTTATTATATTTTCACAACTCTAATTTCATCTTTTCCAAAATTTTTTATTTTTATGACAAGAATTTCGCCAATTTTTTCAAATTCTAAATTTTCTAAATTTGAAATCACTGTTCTACTTCCAAAACTACTTTTATTTTCCGTATCCGAAATATACATTTTTTTATTTTCAAATTCAATTTTATATAAGATTCCATCTGTTTTATAAACAATTTTATCTTTAAAAATATGAATATTTTTCTTTTCATTTTCATAAAAAAATTCTTCTTTATCTCTATTTTTCAAATTTTCCACAATTTTATCCAACGAAAAATACAAATTTTCATAACTTTTCTGATTATTTTTTTTCATTTTCTCAATTATGACAACTCTTTTCAAAAAAATCGAAACTACAAAAACTATGACTGAAAATAAAAACATACTTAGCATAATTTCTAAAAGCAAATAACCTCTTTTTTTATTTTTCACAATTTTTCCTCTTTTCAGATTTATTTAAATTTATTTTTTACACTATAAAAAATTTGGAAAATAATAATCGTTCATTTTATTTGCAATTATTTTAAAAATATATTCTTTTTCGCCTTTTTCATTCAAATAAAATCCATCTGTTTTTTCAATTTTTATTTGAATTTTATTTTTTGTAAAATCAATATTTTTTAAAATTTGATATTTTTTCTCAATCAAAAATTTATTATAAAAATCATTTGTATCTGCAATTTCATATTTTCCAGAAAAATTATTCATTTCTTCATATTTTTTAACTTTTATGAGCTCAATCATATTTGAAATTTCTATATTCTGAAGATTTACATTATCTATTTTCGTATTCGTCTTTAAAGTTTTTAAAAACAAATTTGACAACGGAACAATCGCGAGTGTTACAAAAAACATTGAAATTAAACTTTCAACTAAAGTTTCTCCCTTACCTTTTTTCATCTTTTTATTTTTCCCCTTTTTCTCTTTTTCTCTTTTCTCTTTTAACCAAAAAATATTTTAAAATGATTAAAAAAGATGTAA harbors:
- a CDS encoding type IV pilus modification PilV family protein, which encodes MKKGKGETLVESLISMFFVTLAIVPLSNLFLKTLKTNTKIDNVNLQNIEISNMIELIKVKKYEEMNNFSGKYEIADTNDFYNKFLIEKKYQILKNIDFTKNKIQIKIEKTDGFYLNEKGEKEYIFKIIANKMNDYYFPNFL
- a CDS encoding type II secretion system protein GspD; its protein translation is MRKLNFILYAIIFFSNTFSAKVTDYVNKNDAQNMKKIFIYKVPKENKKIENNSINNNTQQKQVKTPENNTSKQTKQIPKMENNKKEVTKIESSKIENQKKDEIKNKTGEIEFEYRDVKEISEALNGFEKFEVIGVGNKIIFSGDEKKFEEMKKIIKSFDSPKEQVIIKGTIIDTSSNLFERLGIDWSINSDSGNTGKNNLVAKFLNGEISISSIFSAGGKFLGVDFNMLKENGDIKIEAMPTLMIMEKEEGELKVTEEVIIGEKKVTKNNEDYIEPIFSEAGIVFKITPEIKKINGIKKILLKLDTEISNFKLTSTYSASSGAKQKNQTRTTITLNDGGSTFIGGLKQNVSKETQRRVPILSKIPIIGPLFKYRRTNKEMRDIYIEIEAVIQNDKSLLVN
- a CDS encoding type II secretion system F family protein, encoding MGKITEKELLTFTKSVYYLLNGKISLIDTLTIVSQNYKSEMKNKILKTKAQIEQGVPLTKAFYKIVKEREFLEMIKIGEQTGNLELVFKNLYQKYEFNQKIKKDIIGLSIYPVTVIVTAVIIVAILLKFVVPKFVSIYSDIGQDLPKITKTVINMSKIFDKYWIAFFGVMVFIYFLFFYFKKKNEEDFEKFFLKLKIIGKMYKDICVLNFTRNMYSLTNTNISFVKSLEMCSNSKSNVLNKELKKIISKIEKGESIQKSFKNTTFFDVEYRSFLTIGERTGKMEISFFNLNEIYYERVNEKIKWLLKMFEPFSIIFIGILIGGIIFSVMLPIFKMGEML
- the rfaE1 gene encoding D-glycero-beta-D-manno-heptose-7-phosphate kinase, whose protein sequence is MISIRRLKEILERFKSVRIAVIGDMMLDEYLIGKVGRISPEAPVPVVNIEKERFVLGGASNVANNLISLSANVSVYGVVGNDANGEKFIKELEVKKINSAGIVKDSSRPTIIKSRVLAQGQQLLRLDWEKDIDISSENQDKILELLKEDLKNIDAILLSDYNKGLLTERLSKKIIKLSKENGKVVVVDPKPQNFKNYVGATSITPNKKEILDYFGMKKFSSEEEIVEKLEQLKKELELENVVLTRSEEGVSLFETEHKRIPTVAREVYDVTGAGDTFISTFLLARCAGADLYEAGEIANMASGIVVAKIGTATATKEEILDFYETVQEHL
- a CDS encoding O-methyltransferase, yielding MIENFNELSKYAQDLFYYKNKKSKKYEIIKEIKEESLEKKVPIITDDVLNFMIFAAKNKKSKKILEIGTATGYSGIFLAQIANENGGFLTTIEIDEIRYKKAIENFKKMGIFEKNNLIMGDALEEIPKLDKNVKYDFIFIDAAKGQYSKFFEMCYELLCENGIIFIDNIVFRGFVAKSKEEVPKRYKTIVKRLNEFIKKLNDEYNFVLLPFGDGVGIVKK
- a CDS encoding ROK family protein; translated protein: MAIIAAIEAGGTKFICGIGTEDGKVIERVSIPTTTPEETMGKVIEYFSDKEFDVMGVGSFGPIDPVKGSETYGYITKTPKPYWSDFNMIGELKKHFDVPMEFDTDVNGAALAESWWGAGEGLKNVLYITVGTGIGAGAVVDGKMVQGLTHPEMGHILLKRHKDDKFEGRCPFHKDCLEGIAAGPAIEARWGKKGFELAEVDEVWDMEAYYLAQALVNYILILSPQKIIMGGGVMKQKQLFPKIRKYVQESLNGYVQKKEILEDIDNYIVYPGLGDEAGFVGSIALGKIALEQK